The Schistocerca nitens isolate TAMUIC-IGC-003100 chromosome 2, iqSchNite1.1, whole genome shotgun sequence nucleotide sequence AACACATTTCTTAATTTTTCCCTATGACCTAGTTTGTCAGATCACAACAACTGTTTCCAGAACCTGAATACTGCAAGTTCAGATGCAACCCACCATTTTTGTAAAGGATTTTTAAAATCATGCATTAAGAAATTTTGGCTTCATGGCTATCTACCATCGAGCAAGTAAATGTTATCAGGAAGCCACCTCAGTGGCAAGAAAACAATTATATTATAATAATGTATCCTCCTTCCTATTTCCTTATCAGTTATCAGTATTTACCATTAGCAGTTTGAAAACTTTTTTTATCCAAAAACTGCACTACTCTGAAAAAGTGGGAAGAAACAGTCTTTTGTGTGTGAACACACACTTTATTTTGACATGTCCAGTTGTCTGTCAACCCTGATGAAGATCCCACACGAGAGATCAAAACATCAAGTATTTAATAATTTTGGAGAGCAATATGATGGGTCCAACAGTTCACAAGATTTTCCTTTCAGTCACAGAGGTCACAAAATCCTGTTTTCCTTTTGTCTCTTCCACATAAACATAAGCGTCATCTGTCACTGAAATGCGATTTTAACATATGCCTTTTTACACTACTTCGTTGTGTAAATAACATTCCACAGTGAGTACAACTGAATTGTTTCCCATTGTGTTCTAAAATGTGCCTAGTCAGAGAGGATTTTTGTGCAAAATTCCGCTTACACATATCACATGTGTAAATTACATTTTCATTCTGATATTTATGCTTATACATGTGCCTATTGAAAGCAAATCTATGTTTGAATTCTTTGTTACACACAGAGCAAATGAAGCTTTCTCCACCAAAATTATCATCATGTTTCATTTCTATATGGTACTTCAATTGGTGTTTAGACGTAAAAGCTGAACTGCAGTGTTCACACTGAAACTTAATTTTCACTGTGGAGTGTACTTTCCTCTTATGTTCATTGAGTTGATAACGTTCTCTGAACTTTGCGTAACACAAGTCACATTCATGTTTCCTTTCTGAGTGAACCATTTTGTGACTCCTTAGTCTTGCATGATTGTGAAACATGGCTCCACAGACATCACACATCCAAGACTTCTCCTTTGCGTGAGTGGCTTTATGATTCTCCAACTGATACTCTGATACAGAACCCTGACCACAGATGTCACAGCGATATGGCCATTGATTTGTATGTGTCAGTGCATGTGTTCTGAAAGAAGATTCACTGGTAAGGCGCAGACCACAAATGCTACACTTTACGTATGTCTTTTGAACATATGTTTTAATATGCTTTTTCAAAGATCTCACAGTACTATACTCCTTCACACAAAAgaagcatttaattttttttttcactgtctcACTGCAAAGGTATATGCAAACACAACGATGACTGAGAATTTGAAAATACCCTGTCAATACCACTGAGCACTTAGGACACTTGACACATGATGATTCTTCAAATGGACCCAAGCATTGGG carries:
- the LOC126237496 gene encoding zinc finger protein 235-like isoform X6 — its product is MDIVTSEARWSQERMILEDILRNGEITVKEEVLITTSLVPVLPTHTINVKEELGTRTPPPPITKTEVIDLVDEDDDDGGDDAHSHDGMYITSQPPVVADFLTNDRNAAPQHSTVKQLDTPHSVMCNASVPSPLRPIETNNEDSLAHELKCSESIRRDPLSKSSQTSNDSNTAQEPQCLGPFEESSCVKCPKCSVVLTGYFQILSHRCVCIYLCSETVKKKIKCFFCVKEYSTVRSLKKHIKTYVQKTYVKCSICGLRLTSESSFRTHALTHTNQWPYRCDICGQGSVSEYQLENHKATHAKEKSWMCDVCGAMFHNHARLRSHKMVHSERKHECDLCYAKFRERYQLNEHKRKVHSTVKIKFQCEHCSSAFTSKHQLKYHIEMKHDDNFGGESFICSVCNKEFKHRFAFNRHMYKHKYQNENVIYTCDMCKRNFAQKSSLTRHILEHNGKQFSCTHCGMLFTQRSSVKRHMLKSHFSDR
- the LOC126237496 gene encoding zinc finger protein 235-like isoform X5; the encoded protein is MHVMDIVTSEARWSQERMILEDILRNGEITVKEEVLITTSLVPVLPTHTINVKEELGTRTPPPPITKTEVIDLVDEDDDDGGDDAHSHDGMYITSQPPVVADFLTNDRNAAPQHSTVKQLDTPHSVMCNASVPSPLRPIETNNEDSLAHELKCSESIRRDPLSKSSQTSNDSNTAQEPQCLGPFEESSCVKCPKCSVVLTGYFQILSHRCVCIYLCSETVKKKIKCFFCVKEYSTVRSLKKHIKTYVQKTYVKCSICGLRLTSESSFRTHALTHTNQWPYRCDICGQGSVSEYQLENHKATHAKEKSWMCDVCGAMFHNHARLRSHKMVHSERKHECDLCYAKFRERYQLNEHKRKVHSTVKIKFQCEHCSSAFTSKHQLKYHIEMKHDDNFGGESFICSVCNKEFKHRFAFNRHMYKHKYQNENVIYTCDMCKRNFAQKSSLTRHILEHNGKQFSCTHCGMLFTQRSSVKRHMLKSHFSDR
- the LOC126237496 gene encoding zinc finger protein 235-like isoform X3, coding for MHVLEGKGCLFGNYSVKNTSLAGDETLSVFALPLSYESGFNRMDIVTSEARWSQERMILEDILRNGEITVKEEVLITTSLVPVLPTHTINVKEELGTRTPPPPITKTEVIDLVDEDDDDGGDDAHSHDGNAAPQHSTVKQLDTPHSVMCNASVPSPLRPIETNNEDSLAHELKCSESIRRDPLSKSSQTSNDSNTAQEPQCLGPFEESSCVKCPKCSVVLTGYFQILSHRCVCIYLCSETVKKKIKCFFCVKEYSTVRSLKKHIKTYVQKTYVKCSICGLRLTSESSFRTHALTHTNQWPYRCDICGQGSVSEYQLENHKATHAKEKSWMCDVCGAMFHNHARLRSHKMVHSERKHECDLCYAKFRERYQLNEHKRKVHSTVKIKFQCEHCSSAFTSKHQLKYHIEMKHDDNFGGESFICSVCNKEFKHRFAFNRHMYKHKYQNENVIYTCDMCKRNFAQKSSLTRHILEHNGKQFSCTHCGMLFTQRSSVKRHMLKSHFSDR
- the LOC126237496 gene encoding zinc finger protein 235-like isoform X1 — encoded protein: MHVLEGKGCLFGNYSVKNTSLAGDETLSVFALPLSYESGFNRMDIVTSEARWSQERMILEDILRNGEITVKEEVLITTSLVPVLPTHTINVKEELGTRTPPPPITKTEVIDLVDEDDDDGGDDAHSHDGMYITSQPPVVADFLTNDRNAAPQHSTVKQLDTPHSVMCNASVPSPLRPIETNNEDSLAHELKCSESIRRDPLSKSSQTSNDSNTAQEPQCLGPFEESSCVKCPKCSVVLTGYFQILSHRCVCIYLCSETVKKKIKCFFCVKEYSTVRSLKKHIKTYVQKTYVKCSICGLRLTSESSFRTHALTHTNQWPYRCDICGQGSVSEYQLENHKATHAKEKSWMCDVCGAMFHNHARLRSHKMVHSERKHECDLCYAKFRERYQLNEHKRKVHSTVKIKFQCEHCSSAFTSKHQLKYHIEMKHDDNFGGESFICSVCNKEFKHRFAFNRHMYKHKYQNENVIYTCDMCKRNFAQKSSLTRHILEHNGKQFSCTHCGMLFTQRSSVKRHMLKSHFSDR